The Pygocentrus nattereri isolate fPygNat1 chromosome 4, fPygNat1.pri, whole genome shotgun sequence genome includes a window with the following:
- the cfap206 gene encoding cilia- and flagella-associated protein 206 has product MSRAQAESVIKNIIREIAQQCAGKGHAASETLVAFMVKAVVLDPRNLFNVDRTLTKQDVQKLIELCVDRLLDQTSPTLDTIKMQVYFDMNYTSRREFIEEHQKVLQARLLPVCREITDSRAKTREDLESLYRKIVSYVILRSGFGSATDITTVREATAALQSVFPQTELATFMSLLKRDKEQQLSELTLIITGIQLFNKDSGKGGEGIEDLPAILNETLPATSREIEGELEGTQRLAWQYTALLESLSDCAVRPDLLKQALYNVRQHEAFLKLILADVILCAKQVEILQTELTARMRVLKATVHSKTAVPTSQVFPHFTMLAKLWAGLQDELLLLSMLSNMVTSLRPFLSAQSHLLQAGQLEQLLEEVTIKTDLERVAESAEEQVDPAEMKSCEWFLPETTANFDMLPLQYRGACGHTLIKENGLLLPGNPNIGVLKHKEKYYSFSSRQAAYEFASQADEYIELVAERAKKSPELIQLLELHQQFASVTPYSQMQSGERLLVKPITKSDSSTQTDTHILESNIVKSYEWNEWELRRKAIKLANLRSKVTHSMQTNLSHMRRHNSTQTFLPRDAACQTKRDGQSNVPKPQVYLAGLRGGGTTTTHMIKVDLTRPVDE; this is encoded by the exons GTGAAAGCTGTTGTTTTGGACCCCAGGAACCTCTTTAACGTTGACAGGACTCTGACAAAGCAAGATGTGCAAAAACTCATAGAG CTGTGTGTGGACAGACTGCTGGACCAGACGAGCCCTACTTTGGACACCATTAAGATGCAGGTGTACTTTGACATGAACTACACGTCTCGAC GCGAGTTTATAGAGGAGCACCAGAAGGTTCTGCAGGCTCGTCTGCTCCCCGTCTGCCGCGAGATCACGGACAGCCGGGCCAAGACCCGAGAGGACCTGGAGAGCCTTTACCGCAAGATAGTGAGCTACGTGATTCTGCGCTCCGGCTTCGGCTCGGCCACCGACATCACCACCGTGCGAGAGGCCACAG ctGCCCTGCAGAGTGTGTTCCCGCAGACAGAGCTGGCCACCTTCATGTCTCTGCTCAAACGGGACAAAGAGCAGCAGCTGAGTGAGCTCACCCTGATCATCACAGGGATTCAACTCTTCAACAAGGACAGCGGCAAAGGAGGAGAGGGCATCGAGGACC TGCCTGCCATCCTCAATGAGACTCTGCCTGCCACTAGCAGAGAGATAGAAGGTGAACTGGAAGGGACCCAGAGGTTAGCCTGGCAGTACACCGCCCTGCTGGAGAGCCTCTCTGACTGTGCAGTGCGCCCTGACCTGCTCAAACAGGCTCTCTACAACGTACGGCAACATGAAGCCTTCCTCAAACTCATACTG GCTGACGTGATCCTGTGTGCAAAGCAAGTGGAGATTTTACAGACTGAGCTCACAGCGAGGATGAGGGTGTTGAAGGCCACAGTTCACTCCAAAACTGCCGTACCCACCTCCCAAGTGTTT CCTCATTTCACAATGCTGGCGAAGCTGTGGGCGGGGCTGCAGGATGAGCTGCTCCTATTGAGCATGCTCAGTAACATGGTGACCAGTCTGAGGCCGTTCCTGTCAGCTCAGTCCCATTTGCTGCAGGCTGGTCAGCTGGAGCAGCTGTTGGAGGAAGTGACCATCAAAACAGACCTGGAGAGAGTTGCTGAGAGTGCAG aGGAACAGGTTGATCCAGCAGAGATGAAGTCCTGTGAGTGGTTTCTGCCTGAGACCACGGCCAACTTTGATATGCTCCCGCTGCAGTACAGGGGGGCGTGTGGACACACGCTGATAAAGGAGAACGGCCTTTTACTGCCAG GCAACCCAAACATCGGAGTCCTGAAACATAAGGAGAAGTACTACAGCTTCAGCTCCAGACAGGCTGCGTATGAATTTGCCTCCCAGGCTGATGAGTATATTGAGCTTGTGGCAGAGAGAGCGAAGAAATCTCCAGAGCTGATCCAGCTGCTCGAGCTCCATCAGCAGTTTGCCAGCGTCACTCCCTACTCCCAG ATGCAGTCAGGGGAGAGGCTGCTGGTGAAGCCCATCACTAAAAGTGACAGCAGCAcacagactgacacacacatactggAGAGCAACATTGTCAAGTCTTACGAGTGGAATGAGTGGGAGCTCAGGAGGAAAGCCATCAAACTG GCAAACCTGCGCAGTAAAGTGACCCACTCGATGCAGACCAACCTGAGCCACATGAGGAGGCACAACAGCACCCAGACGTTCCTCCCCAGAGACGCCGCCTGCCAGACGAAGAGGGACGGTCAGAGCAATGTCCCCAAACCCCAGGTCTACCTGGCTGGGCTGAGAGGAGGGGGGACTACAACCACTCACATGATCAAAGTTGATTTGACCAGACCTGTGGATGAATAG